Genomic DNA from Ctenopharyngodon idella isolate HZGC_01 chromosome 1, HZGC01, whole genome shotgun sequence:
GCCACGGGGGAAATCTTCCTCCATAGATGCCATACTGTACCTTTACCTAAACAGAAGGGCTCTAGTGAGTTCCATAAAACATATTTCGAGTcttattagaaaataattacCATCTTAAAGGCAATTCATTTAACTAACCAAGAACAATTAACCATACACATGCCTGCGTGTCTGCACATGAGAAACACAACATATATACCTATACTAATGACACAACGTTTAATCAAAATATTccttacatttaaatacaaaagaTAGGTCATTAAACCCCCCAGCAGTAACAACAAACTGATTATACTTACGCTATAGAACTTTGTGAATCAATGTAAAACGCTTTCATGCAAGTAAATCACACATGTTTCTCACACGCGTACTATCATTACGACCCGGACGTAAACACTGAGAGGCGGAACTTACGATTGCACCAAAAAGAGAAAGAATCAACCAATAGGATGATGGGATTATTAGATTGGCGTCCTGTAAACCTATCGTTTTAGTGTAAGAAGCGATTGACGTGAGTGTCATCCAATGAGCACAGTTCATTCAAACTATCACCACGAAGGTGGGGTTTCCTTAAATCATTCACTTTCCGGCGTCTCCATTGAAGGGCACCAGTTTGCTTGGTAAGTCATCATGTCTTAAATTTTAACAGAAATATCTttcttttagcatgtttttgaaagcgAGGCTTTTATGTTGCTTGCAAAACAAATATATTCTTCTTAGTAAAACAGAGAGGTCGCATTTACAATAAAGATGTTCGTGTTAGCAAACGGACTGAAgtggtttaaaaataaattattaaacatttatgaatatCAAACATTAGATATTAGCTATAAAATCTCGTGTTGAAACTACAGCtatatttcacaaaaaacaGCCTGCCATTACTCTAATATGCAGTGTTGTCCTTTACGCATTTTGCGTGACCTTACGTAATAATGAAAAACGATTCGTAACTTTGTATTTATGCTCCTTTATGAATTCTTGATCACCAGATTGCGCACAGAAATCATGGGTGGACACGACGCTGGAACTCAACACCAGTTCACTGGCATCGCCAAGTACTTCAATTCATACACAATCACAGGCAGGAGGAATGTAAGTTGAATtggttttaaataattaatatgcagttaaaatgaaatatgcTTGGCTGTGGAAGATTGTTTCCAacacggaataaaaaaataattgcgaATTTGTCCCCCCTCAGAATTGCAAACTATAGGCCTTctggtttcacaaacagggcttagattaagccagaattaggccttagttcaaggACATTTAATCAGCTTTAATAAAcgtaaattagaaaaaaaaaacatcattggtgtgcatcttgagacaaaacaatggcattgatataatttaagatatgtcagcGCAAGTGGCTTTCATTTAAAATGGCTCAAATGTACATTTTAGTCGGGGgttaggcttaagccttgtctgtgaaactgggggataGAGTTCAAATTTTAATTGCGAGttattatctcacaattctggctttttcctccaattgcgagttatacagtttgaattttaattgtgagtttttgtctcacaattctggctttttttccCTTAACTGAAaaagaattgcaagatataaactcaaaattgcaaaTTATACAGTTCAATGTAattgcatctcacaattctgaggtaAAAGGTAAGAATTGTGAGTAATGAACTCGGTATTGTGAGAAatcaagtcagaattgtgagttttaaaAGGTGCAACCCACTAGGTGGTGGAAAAAAGTTTCCATACATTGCCTTTGTGTTTTCCactaaattaaaagtaatttttgtaaactagactttttttttttttttttttttttcctttgactCCAGTGTGTGTTGGCCACATACGCCAGCATCGCTGCCATTATCCTCTTCTTCAAATTGAAGCCCAAGAAGCAAAAGGCTGTGACATCAAGTTAATTTATAGTAAGTGCCACCtgaaattaacttaaatgaatatgcattttcatttctAAAAGTTGCAATTGCATTCCAACTCTTTACCTCTTTCTCTTCAGGATGTTTTGTGTATGCAGAATAAATGGAGGGGAAGCTGGATGTCCTTGTTTTGACCTCATAACTTCAGTTTAACTAtgtaaagaattaaaaaaaaaaaaaaaaaaaaaacatacccaACAAACACTGTGTAGaaaacttgttttatttacaatgaGGCACTCGTATAAAAGCTTGTACATAAATTGAGAGCAGAGCTCATATACAGCACTTTGCAAAGATCAAGGAGCAGTTTCTGAATTGGAAAAGTTTAAATGAGATCAGCCATGtcattttgaaacatttgatgCATAAGGGCCTTGAAAACAAGCATGGAAGAGAAAAAGTAAGCTTAAGAGCATAAGGTGTaagacaggggtgtccaaacgtGGTCCTGAAGGGCCACTGACCTGCAGAGTTTAGCCTCAACACatctgcctggaagtttctagtatgcctagtaagacctagttaggttcaggtgtgtttaattggggttggagctgaactctgcaggacagtggccctccggGAGCAGGATTGGGTGTAAGATCTAGGATCAGCATGTGAATGACGAAAGAGGTATTGGTCGCTGCTCCCAGGTATGCTCAGTGCTTGATAAGGTCTTTCACTTCGCTTGAACCTATTTCACATGTTCGGGTGAGCGGTAATCTTTAAATAATATGCACCATTCATGAAAAACACACGGCTACATAAAGTCATTGTCCTCCGAAACATGTGGTCACTTCATTGGGAGTTGTAGGCTCCTGCAGCCAGTAGCAGGTTGCGTCTGGTGAAGTGCAGGTGGGTGACGGGTGTGGATTTGCTATGGTACGTCCCCAGCAGCAGCTCCTGAGAGTTATCAGGCAGGTGGATGTGGCCCGTTGCTGCCGTGAAGTCGTCCGTCTCCACCTCATCGAAAGCCTTCATGGAGTCCCACAGCCGAACTGTGTTATCCATAGAGcctggaataaattacttttgttACTATTAAATCCTGAGAAAttaaataatagtcagaaaaatataattctttGAAATGGAACAGCTTAGTGGACCTTCAAGCTAAAATTTGCCCATGTGttttgagtatcatatttgatacatcaggcttttatggctcatatagtatgatataagagaatatggagctcatactcGGCGATAAAAACACCAAGTTGCTGAtgtttatatggccaaaaagtaaggTGAAAACAAGTTAGCTTACAATGTAAActaatgagatctttataacattatggcagactacttacataaaaatgcatataaatataagtTGTCACTACATATCTCTCAATAACTtgggccctgtttacacctggtattaataAGCATTATTAATGGTCGttcagatcacaagtagatgagggtgacacattttaatttgtctcatccactttcaaccacttctgtcctgatttcttcgaggggagtgTCTATGGgtgtaaatgtatgggtttttcttttgatctaatggacaaaataagatcttgtaatttacatatgaacacgcACGGAGACGAcataaaaacatacagagagcagcagcttttgtttctgctctgacagccacaagaCCACACTGGatgcagtgagtgtgtgttagaaatcaggaatggtgagagaacattgtgcttggtacgttttttgtcttcaaaccaaattGGGCCTTCAGCcagcaaagtttaaatcccatttggctagcgcgcttcccataatgtttacgcagtAGATGGAGAGTAAGCGGTCTTTAGtagctgttcgaacacatttgaTCACATGAACTATGAAAACAATCCGGAttgaatgcgttttcgactaccactggaagtggtcgaaagtggacaagcttaaaacattttagaccccgtttacacctgtatttagtgtcgtccacttgtgatccgatcgaccaaaatgcatcttaggCCTTGTTTCcatctggtattaagatgcgttttggtcaatcggatcgcAAGTGGACGACgccaatgttctctcaccattcccgATTTCTAAAACACACTCTAACACCGGGTTCGGCCGGTCTTGCGATACAGAGGCAGCAGTCCTGACCTGATGCAAGGATTTCTCCGTCTCTGCTGAACTTGAGGGCATAAATTGTGTCTGTGTGGCCCTTCAGTTCTCCGATCATCAGCCCATGTCCAATATCCCATAGTAAAACTCTCCCGTCTGTGGATCCAGATGCCAGGAACTTTCCATTAGGTGAGAATGCAAGACAATGGATGGGcccctgaaaaacaaacatgatcGCTTTTTATTATTACTCATATGACTCAGTATATGGGAAAAATTGGGGTATAAATGGATCATTGGGTGATAAACCACAAAGAATGAACATAAGAAAGAAGAGTCGAGCAGGTTTGACAGTGATgagtttaaaatgacatgaagaGAAATAGTgtttatattgaaaaaaaataaaaaaaatttttttaaagttaacattaatagaattaaagcagaaaaacaaaatataaatattagataaattTAAACTTAATGAGAAAATTAGAACAATTGCCTTGGCAAGTaactgaaattaattttaaaactaaagtactaaaaatactaagactgaaataaaaataaagctaaacagaaaaaatactaataaaaatgacatacataaaatggaaaacttaaattaaaatgaaaacaaaaaaatataaaagctatttctaaatgttattaaatactCTTATAGTAGgcctaaaaaaataatactaaaaaacaCTCAAGAGTTAGTAAACGAATAATGAAATAACTTCACAGAGATGATGATGCAATGCAAACTGAGCAAATGGGATTAATGGAATTTCCTGTGCAGTGCTGATATCATTCATTCAGTCACCTTTGGAAGCCTTCAGTACCTTGTGACCTGTAAAAATGCGGACACAGTTTCCATTCAGGACATCCCAGAGGCGTATAGTGCGGTCGGTCGAGCCTGTGGCCACATAGTTCGAGTTGGGGTGGAATCGCGTGCATGTGACGTCAGCCAGATGCCCAGCAAATATCCGTAATGGCTGGTAATGGTCCGTCGCCCAGAGCCTGGGAAACAAATGAAGATTTAACATGAATATTTGATTAAGGTCTTGAAAACATTTGCAATATCTTGTTATTCATTGGCAAGTCTCTTGATAAATGCATTATGAAACAAGCCATATGATAATCATACTTACAGTATTagaatatgctgatttaaataataacattacaGAAAGGAGAATCTAGCATACCGTGCCACTCTGTCGTGACCTCCAGACACAAAGTAATAGCCGAACGGTGAGAACTGAGTGTCCCACACTGGATAGTTGTGTCCTTTATACCCCACAAGACATGTAAACGTCTGAAGGCTCCACAGTCTGACTGTGCCGTCCTCAGAACTAGACAACAGATAGTTCCTAAGAGACGGATGAAGATATTAAAACACACTGTCAGCTCAGCTGCTGCAGAACGCTTCAAAACTGCAGAAATATAACAAATCATGCAAAAATGTTTAGTCGATAGCAAACTAATTGTTTGATTAGCTTTATTAATCTTACACACCTCCCCCGTTGTCCTGTATTACTTAGAGGAGCATTTCGTTGTGATACAAGTTACTTTTTGATACCTGTCTGGACTGAAGCTGACACCATACACCGGCCCGCTGTGACCGTGTAGGATTTTAGACTCACTGGCTGTCTTCTCATCCATAATCCTCTCCAGAACGTCATCAGACTCTTTATCAATCAGATTCAGGTCTAGAGAAAAGGACAGCATTATTAAAATTGTGCGAGGCATCATACACCGCTTACACTGGGgtctataaataaaaaaatctttaaagggatagtttacccaaaaatgaaaatactgtcattatttactctcatgttgttccaaacccataagactttcattcatcttcgaaacacaaatgaagaaatttttaatgaaatctgagagatttctgtccctgcaTTGAAAGTTCATCCAACaaagcttccacaagaaccacaAGAGGTTTGTTTGTGCATCAAGCCAGTAAggttgagcttccatttaccatatttgatttgCTCTATGTATGTTCgctaattaatgtttatatgtgaataaaagcttcaattaaatctgttcatcatataaagcgatcatgtctcttcagaagacttggattaaaccgctcgattcttatggatttattttactttttgaacTGTCAGAAttttgggtgaatagactttcaatggagtgACATATCTCTCagatatcattaaaaataaatttatttgtgtttcgaagataaataaaagtcttatgggtttgcaAGGTGTTTCATAGAACGACATGAAACTGAGTAAAAAATGAccgaattttcagttttgggtgaaccctttaaaccTTTGAATAAAAGTTATAGGATTATTAAAACTAAGATATCAAAAGTAAAATTTTCACTCAAATTTTTGTGGAACTAATAAGAAGGTACATACCTGCTGCAGATTTGACTTTGCGTAATTTTTTGGGTGTGACGCTCCACACGCGAACCGTGGAGTCTGCAAATCCTCCCGCTAACAGACTGGAGTCGTCAGTGAAGTCTACCGCCGTCAAACCCTGAGCGACGGCATACAATCAGCACGTGCAAAGTTAAGCAACACCAAACTCAATCATCAACAAAAACGCCGCCAACCTGGTAGGCATTGAGGAACGTATAGAAGCAAATAGAAGGCAGGTTCTCCGGGCTCAGCCGGATTCTTTTGGTGCTCTCCTTCATGTACATGATCTTATCCAGTTTGTCCGAGTCCTTCAGCTCTGGCAGAGGGATCCTGTCAGTCAGAGAACAGCCCGAATAAGAATAACAGTTTATGAAACTATACATAGTTTCAAATAATTTAAGCACCATCTTTAAGTTCTCATGAAAAGAAAATCCaatacacactaccattcaaaagtttgggcttgataagatgttttaatgtttttgaaagaagtgtggtccttcacatggtccttcagaaatcatttctaatatgctgatttcttaatattatcaatgctgaaaactattgtgctgcttaatatgttagtggaaaccgtgatatattttttcaggattctttgatgaatagaaagttcagaagaacagcatttctttgtaacataaatatctttactgtcacttttgatcaatttaatgcatccttgctgaataaaagtactaacttatttaaaaaaacaaacaaaaaaacctcaccccaaacttttgaacagtagtgtacaagTAATTTCAAGCTGTATGACATTGGTTTTTCCATAACAGCTGAATGATGAGCTTCTGTCATACCTGTTCTGTTGAGGGGCATTAGGGTCTTGTTTCTTACTCTTGGAGCCCATACTGTCCTTTTTAGTTTTCTTCTTCTTGGGCTTTCCTTCCTCATTCTCTgcttcttcatcttcatcatctaGTGGGACTTCAATCTCTGGCTCCTTCAGCAGCCCGTAGAACACCTGGTGCCATTAGAAACAAGACAGCACAtcgttcatttttttttttaaattaatacttttattcagccaggatgcattaaattgatcaaaagagacagtaaagaTCTGTATGTATcacaaaaaatgttaagcagcaattcattgataataataataaatacaaatcagcatattagcatGATTTGTGAAggctcatgtgacactgaaaattcagctttaacatcacaggaataaattacatttaaaaatataaatagaaaacagttgttttaaattgtaaaaatatttcacaatattactgttttcttattctttcaaaaatctcactgacctcAACCTTTTGATTGGTATCATTTCCATATGGAAATAGGGTTgccaaaagtaccgacttcagtaccaattcggtactgaaattttaaaaatgtgactataccagcatttccccctagcattttgagcgctgttgagcagattcttaaacacctctgattggccaatgtgttcatgtgctcaacagTTATGTCTGtcattggctacaatgatcaacgcttcaaaaacatgtaaatagcatttgaaagcaggcgtctatcaatGGATCCCTAATATATtcactgatagacgcctgcttttaaACGCTTCTGTGTGTATCGGTAAGCGTtcagtgaagagcgtcaaagatgtctatttacaatgttttgaggcattgatcattgtagccaatcacagatatatctgttgagtgcgtgaacacaatggccaatcagaggtattTAAATAtccgctcaaaatgctagggggaaatgctggtaacatcacatttttaaaatttcagtaccaacttggtaccgaaggcggtacttttgacaaccctataTGGAAATACTTGCTCTTCTTATCTAACCTTGGCTTTATTGACTTCTCGTTTGGCCTCTCCCGCAAGACTGCCGGACATGCTGTCGATCTGACCCTTACTGCGGGGCATGCCGTCAAAGATGTCGATGTACAAGTGCTCTTGAATGATGTTCCATATCTGGTTATTATGTCTCTCCTGCAAGTGTCTCTTCAACAGCTGGTACGAGTCTCTGGAGATGCGCAACACAAAACGGCTGGTGCGGAAATCCAGCAGGGCCTCGTTCCCCTTCATGTGCTCTTTCTTAGTGAGGCCACAGAGAACACGCAGGTCATCCAGATAGTAACACTCCTGATCACCGCTGAACCTATCAGCAAAAAGGAAGTGAACTGGATAAGCCACAATGTGTAGACATACAGAATAAAAGTTATTATCAAATTACACAATGATGATATTTATATCATCCCTGATTAATTTCACCAGTAAACAAGATCTGATGCTTACTTCTCAAAGAAAGCCTTGGCTTCGTTCTCATGGTTGTTGTAGACCAGCTCCAGGTACATGTGAACGAACAGAGGGTAGAAGAGCTGGGACAGCTCCGCTCGGTGGCAGTCCAGCACTGACTCTATGAAGTTCTTCAGGTCGCTGTAATATACCTGATATAGAGAGGGGTCCCCCTGCTGGCTGTATGCTGACAGCACCACACGAACATCCGGCTGGTCTTCTGCGCCTGCAGCAGGCAACATAAAAAACAATGTATACATATCAATGTCTGTACATATGCATTGGTCAAAGATTTCGACCAAAAATTTATGTGATggtatttccatcaagaggtgcatcaatttttggtcaagatcttatattgacaatgcaagaggtgagcactctgtaaagtctactccagcacatcccaaagactttcaatgaatttaaggactcagaggtgccaattcatgtgtgaaaatgatttttcatgCTCCCTCACAACCATTTTTTCACAGTtagagcctgatgaatcttgacattgtcatcctggaatatggacatgatgtgtcttcctacacggttgtttaagaaatgaaaagttacacactccatcaattagggttagaagaactgttcccaaacatataacatgctagaaacaaaataatcacagcAACAATGAGCCAGTCATAGaatcttaagtatttgcctatttaaatttaaacatatatatatatatatataaattgtattaatttgttatttcagttttagttttgtttattttagtacatcaagttaaactaaatgaaaatcaaATGCTGAAAAtagcttaaattaaattagctttttcatgtttttgtcaacATTTGTCAAAAAATAACCTAGCATCTTAATGTGACCATTACTCTTATTATGCATGAACTTCATGCACAAAGTGCAGGTAAAACACCAGCAAAACATGTAGTGTAAATGTACTCATAATAAGTCAAAAATAAGCAAAACTATAAAGGGAGGGCTGAAGAATGTGTTGTTGAGGCAACTGATGATGACTAACTCGAGCAATGCATGATAATATGCAAGAGATGAAGCTGATTTTGTACTGTTGCTTTAATAATTCAAAAGGAGCATGGTGAATATCATCAATGAGAAGTTGTAGGTGCCACTCACTCTTTACTGGCATAGGAGTCAGCGTGCTCTGGGGGGCGGCTGCTGCTGCGATAGACACCCGGCTGAGCAGAGAGGTTGCATCCCCTCCATCTCCGTCATCCTTCCCTCCGCTGCCATCAGCAGCCTGCGGGTCCTCCAGGTCTTCTGCAAGACCGGCTTCCCGCCTCAGAATATCCACCGACTCTGACAGTTTATTCCGCTTTAGGAACTGCAACACTGCGATCAAAGTTTGTTGGTCCTCCAGCTTCGGGGCTCCGCCGGCGGGGGCAGCGGTGAGGGGAGATGAGGAGAGCGCCCCGCTCCCAGTGTTCCCCGAGAGGTTTGACGTCCCATCGCTAAGTATTTCTGGCTTTGTCTCTTTCTCTGCGTCCAGATCCATCGGTCCATCTTGCACAGCCGCCATTTTCCCCGGCGCTGAATGCGATGACGTCACGACGCATACAGCGTCATGACATACGCGCATGGCGTTTTGTTAAGTTGTCTTGCGGAGCAGAATTTGTTATAAATGATTTGATAAATATCAGGAACCACTGTGAGACAtaaaaaaatttcttttttaataaagcgGCAATATTTGACCGCCCGAACTGTCTGTTTGAGGTATTTTTACTTTGTACGTCAAATACTTTTGACAATTCTTGCTGGAATGAAATACAAAAGTAGTTGTAAACAATGCACAAGtatcataacaaaacaaatttgGTTTTAAAAATGGGTGGTACCTCATGAAATACGCGTTTAAGTAAGAATTTTTCAGTTTAATACCAACTGTATTCAGTGTATAGTAAATGATGAATACACAAAATttttgaaatgattttttttttgtcctgaattatctttttctttttctttttttgcggATTCTCCACCCATTTTCTAATGTCATTTCAATTCTTGGCGCGCCGCTCGAAGCTGGCGTATAGTTACGTCGTTCAGCCGAGAGCTTTATGTTTGAAATAGAGTATTTACGTAAAACACGTACTATTTTCCAGAGCGACGATAGGGGCAGTAATGTAGCAGCAGATGAGGAGTACTGCGCTATCCTTTACTTTCCACTAGGAGGTAGTGATGGGAAGTTAAGCCTCATTTCCTCATTTCCGCGAATCGGTTCTTTTGAACAGTTCATGTCCAAGAACGAATTCAGGGATTCTTTTACATCATGACGAAATCACGTCACCACGTGGTCCCTGACATTCCGGCGTGGCATATTACGttttataacattacaataaagcCACATGTAAATACACAGCTGTTTATTAGActattttttagatatttgtcgCAGTTCAGTCAGTTTGCAACAGTGAATAGAATAGACATAATTTGCTTTTACATTAATATTcctgaacatttatttacattttacctGAAACAACCACCATAAACGCATTTCCAGTACGTTTTATTTGTCGACATTTCTGCTATTCGGTAACTTTTAAGTAACTTACAATGACTTAAGTGTTTAGTCAAATCTTCGTCTACTATCAGTTGACTCGAAAACGACTCCGATTCGTGGACGAGTCGTTCAAAAGATCCGACTCACAGGAATGATTTTGTTCACGAACCTCACATCGCTAGCAGGACAGGAGGCATCCAGAGGGATTGTGTTAGTCGAAAGGAAACATCTTCATCAGggattctgtgtttatgtatttttttttcctagggCTTAAGAAAAAGCTAGTAACAACCGTCCGATCATTTGGAAGAAAGATGCCTgaattatttgtgttttaacgGATCTAGATCGTTATTCAAGGACTGATGCGGTCATGGCAAGTCTCGGTGTCAGCTTTATCGATACACGCCAGCAACATCTGAAGGATATAAAGTGAAAGATAAATTATAATTGAGTAAGTTTATCTGACCCCGGTAGATTTCATCTATGCGCATGCGAGATAACAGTTCTGCGCTCTGGATATGCTGATATGAACTGAGACAGGCTGAATGTGTCTTCAAGATTATGTGATTTCGGCTCTTCATAGACATTTTCCTGTGACTTTATCATCGGTAACGCTAAGACGGGGACTAATTTGTAACATTTGTTTTGTACAGTGCTTTAAGCGACATATTTAATGGTTGAAGAACGGATATCTTCATCTCCAATCAGCTGACCACCTCTGAATTCATTGCATTAGAAGAGCTACACTGGAGTTTTCCTTCATTTTCGTGAACAGAAGCTTATTTGGGACCCAGATATTTACTGTTGTGTTAAAGGAGCCTGTAAGGATCGTGGTTAAAGAGCAGCGGGATCTTGGAGATGTCCGGCCGGCCTAGGACCAC
This window encodes:
- the taf5 gene encoding transcription initiation factor TFIID subunit 5, translating into MAAVQDGPMDLDAEKETKPEILSDGTSNLSGNTGSGALSSSPLTAAPAGGAPKLEDQQTLIAVLQFLKRNKLSESVDILRREAGLAEDLEDPQAADGSGGKDDGDGGDATSLLSRVSIAAAAAPQSTLTPMPVKSAEDQPDVRVVLSAYSQQGDPSLYQVYYSDLKNFIESVLDCHRAELSQLFYPLFVHMYLELVYNNHENEAKAFFEKFSGDQECYYLDDLRVLCGLTKKEHMKGNEALLDFRTSRFVLRISRDSYQLLKRHLQERHNNQIWNIIQEHLYIDIFDGMPRSKGQIDSMSGSLAGEAKREVNKAKVFYGLLKEPEIEVPLDDEDEEAENEEGKPKKKKTKKDSMGSKSKKQDPNAPQQNRIPLPELKDSDKLDKIMYMKESTKRIRLSPENLPSICFYTFLNAYQGLTAVDFTDDSSLLAGGFADSTVRVWSVTPKKLRKVKSAADLNLIDKESDDVLERIMDEKTASESKILHGHSGPVYGVSFSPDRNYLLSSSEDGTVRLWSLQTFTCLVGYKGHNYPVWDTQFSPFGYYFVSGGHDRVARLWATDHYQPLRIFAGHLADVTCTRFHPNSNYVATGSTDRTIRLWDVLNGNCVRIFTGHKGPIHCLAFSPNGKFLASGSTDGRVLLWDIGHGLMIGELKGHTDTIYALKFSRDGEILASGSMDNTVRLWDSMKAFDEVETDDFTAATGHIHLPDNSQELLLGTYHSKSTPVTHLHFTRRNLLLAAGAYNSQ
- the atp5md gene encoding ATP synthase membrane subunit DAPIT, mitochondrial, with translation MGGHDAGTQHQFTGIAKYFNSYTITGRRNCVLATYASIAAIILFFKLKPKKQKAVTSS